One window of Parambassis ranga chromosome 3, fParRan2.1, whole genome shotgun sequence genomic DNA carries:
- the LOC114432892 gene encoding NAD-dependent protein deacetylase sirtuin-3-like isoform X1 has translation MCGVMASVASSSLMSPVRLSWLFGSLCSRRSANGFGRRCPAAGAAAALLRQSHSGVWSGTRGLFSHGGGASAEQLTLEDIAKNLREQQYKRVVVMAGAGISTPSGIPDFRSPGSGLYDNLQQYDLPYAEAIFQIGFFHRNPKPFFALAKELCPGNYQPNLTHYFVRLLHEKGQLLRMYTQNIDGLERLAGIPPEMLVEAHGTFATATCTTCRRKYEGQDLRPDIMSGTVPKCPTCKGVVKPDIVFFEEELPRHFFKYLTDFPLADLLIIMGTSLVVEPFASLAGAVRSSVPRLLINRDLVGPFASSRRNQDVAQLGDLVSGVQALVDALGWTQELEALMSAASCNNTRGVSGFLHITAEGGRLLFIALKDCRIRLLS, from the exons ATGTGCGGCGTCATGGCTTCTGTAGCGAGCTCCTCACTGATGTCACCTGTCAGGTTGAGCTGGTTGTTCGGCAGCCTGTGCAGCAGGCGCAGCGCGAACG GGTTTGGTCGGAGGTGTCCAGCtgcaggtgcagcagcagctctgctcag ACAGTCCCACTCTGGAGTGTGGAGTGGGACTCGAGGACTTTTCTCCCACGGCGGCGGTGCTTCAGCCGAGCAGCTGACATTGGAGGACATCGCCAAGAATCTTAGGGAACAGCAGTACAAGCGTGTGGTGGTGATGGCTGGTGCTGGGATCAGCACTCCCAGTGGCATCCCAGACTTCAG GTCCCCAGGCAGTGGTCTCTATGACAACCTGCAGCAGTATGACCTGCCTTACGCTGAGGCCATATTCCAGATCGGCTTCTTCCACCGCAACCCTAAGCCGTTCTTCGCGCTGGCCAAAGAGCTGTGTCCAGGAAACTACCAGCCCAACCTGACGCACTACTTTGTGCGGCTGCTTCATGAGAAGGGTCAGCTCCTGCGGATGTACACGCAGAACATCGACGGGCTGGAGAGAC TGGCAGGGATTCCTCCGGAGATGCTGGTGGAGGCCCATGGCACCTTCGCCACCGCCACCTGCACCACGTGCCGGAGGAAATACGAGGGTCAGGACCTCAGA CCGGACATAATGAGCGGGACTGTCCCGAAGTGTCCCACCTGTAAGGGGGTGGTGAAGCCTGACATCGTGTTTTTCGAGGAGGAGCTTCCTCGTCACTTCTTCAAGTACCTCACAGACTTCCCTCTGGCAGACCTGCTGATCATCATGGGCACTTCACTGGTG GTGGAGCCTTTCGCCAGCCTGGCAGGCGCCGTGCGCAGCTCCGTCCCTCGCCTGCTCATCAACAGGGACCTGGTGGGGCCGTTTGCCTCGAGCCGCCGGAACCAGGACGTGGCGCAGCTCGGGGACCTGGTCAgcggggttcaggctctggtcGATGCCCTCGGGTGGACTCAGGAGCTGGAGGCgctgatgtcagctgcca gctgcaacaacaCCAGAGGAGTGAGCGGCTTCCTCCACATCACAGCGGAGGGGGGGAGACTTTTATTCATTGCACTCAAAGACTGCAGGATTAGACTTCTCTCTTGA
- the LOC114432892 gene encoding NAD-dependent protein deacetylase sirtuin-3-like isoform X2, with protein MCGVMASVASSSLMSPVRLSWLFGSLCSRRSANGFGRRCPAAGAAAALLRQSHSGVWSGTRGLFSHGGGASAEQLTLEDIAKNLREQQYKRVVVMAGAGISTPSGIPDFRSPGSGLYDNLQQYDLPYAEAIFQIGFFHRNPKPFFALAKELCPGNYQPNLTHYFVRLLHEKGQLLRMYTQNIDGLERLAGIPPEMLVEAHGTFATATCTTCRRKYEGQDLRPDIMSGTVPKCPTCKGVVKPDIVFFEEELPRHFFKYLTDFPLADLLIIMGTSLVVEPFASLAGAVRSSVPRLLINRDLVGPFASSRRNQDVAQLGDLVSGVQALVDALGWTQELEALMSAASEKAATTPEE; from the exons ATGTGCGGCGTCATGGCTTCTGTAGCGAGCTCCTCACTGATGTCACCTGTCAGGTTGAGCTGGTTGTTCGGCAGCCTGTGCAGCAGGCGCAGCGCGAACG GGTTTGGTCGGAGGTGTCCAGCtgcaggtgcagcagcagctctgctcag ACAGTCCCACTCTGGAGTGTGGAGTGGGACTCGAGGACTTTTCTCCCACGGCGGCGGTGCTTCAGCCGAGCAGCTGACATTGGAGGACATCGCCAAGAATCTTAGGGAACAGCAGTACAAGCGTGTGGTGGTGATGGCTGGTGCTGGGATCAGCACTCCCAGTGGCATCCCAGACTTCAG GTCCCCAGGCAGTGGTCTCTATGACAACCTGCAGCAGTATGACCTGCCTTACGCTGAGGCCATATTCCAGATCGGCTTCTTCCACCGCAACCCTAAGCCGTTCTTCGCGCTGGCCAAAGAGCTGTGTCCAGGAAACTACCAGCCCAACCTGACGCACTACTTTGTGCGGCTGCTTCATGAGAAGGGTCAGCTCCTGCGGATGTACACGCAGAACATCGACGGGCTGGAGAGAC TGGCAGGGATTCCTCCGGAGATGCTGGTGGAGGCCCATGGCACCTTCGCCACCGCCACCTGCACCACGTGCCGGAGGAAATACGAGGGTCAGGACCTCAGA CCGGACATAATGAGCGGGACTGTCCCGAAGTGTCCCACCTGTAAGGGGGTGGTGAAGCCTGACATCGTGTTTTTCGAGGAGGAGCTTCCTCGTCACTTCTTCAAGTACCTCACAGACTTCCCTCTGGCAGACCTGCTGATCATCATGGGCACTTCACTGGTG GTGGAGCCTTTCGCCAGCCTGGCAGGCGCCGTGCGCAGCTCCGTCCCTCGCCTGCTCATCAACAGGGACCTGGTGGGGCCGTTTGCCTCGAGCCGCCGGAACCAGGACGTGGCGCAGCTCGGGGACCTGGTCAgcggggttcaggctctggtcGATGCCCTCGGGTGGACTCAGGAGCTGGAGGCgctgatgtcagctgccagtgAGAAA gctgcaacaacaCCAGAGGAGTGA
- the LOC114433586 gene encoding D(4) dopamine receptor-like, with protein MSHNSTDSSNDTLPAAAVAHYNFPALIFGILLIITVTGGNVLVCISVYLEKALKTTTNYFIVSLAFADLLLAVLVLPLFVYAEFQGGVWSLNMLMCDGLMTMDVMLCTASIFNLCAISVDRFIAVSIPLNYNRKHVDQRQLVLLSATWLLALAVASPVIFGINNVPNRDPSECKLEDNNYVVYSSVCSFFIPCPIMVLLYFGVFRGLQRWEETRKAKLRSSIEACRKLQHAAVATALPPLTGTIPGPLPMPLPRVIERDLAQSRLDDTGDYIQQEIPYPRQYRENSVPTITFSQQQHIKKRAKINSRERKAMRVLPVVVGCFLFCWTPFFVVHTTRAVCLTCDIPPSLMSTVTWLGYVNSALNPIIYTIFNTEFKKFFKKCFRSCC; from the exons ATGTCGCACAACTCCACTGATTCCAGCAACGACACGCTGCCGGCGGCCGCGGTGGCGCACTACAATTTCCCTGCGCTCATATTCGGGATTTTGCTGATTATCACCGTCACGGGTGGGAACGTGCTCGTGTGCATCAGCGTGTACCTGGAGAAGGCGCTGAAAACGACAACGAACTACTTCATAGTGAGTCTGGCGTTTGCAGACCTGCTGCTGGCGGTGCTGGTCCTGCCGCTCTTCGTTTACGCGGAG TTTCAGGGTGGAGTTTGGTCCTTGAACATGCTGATGTGCGATGGCCTGATGACCATGGACGTGATGCTGTGCACCGCATCCATATTCAACCTCTGTGCCATCAGCGTGGACAG ATTCATCGCCGTGTCCATCCCCCTGAATTACAACCGCAAACACGTGGACCAGCGTCAGCTCGTCCTGCTCTCGGCCACCTGGCTGCTGGCCCTCGCCGTGGCCTCGCCCGTCATCTTTGGCATCAACAACGTGCCGAACCGCGACCCCAGTGAGTGCAAGCTGGAGGACAACAACTACGTGGTCTACTCCTCGGTCTGCTCCTTCTTCATCCCCTGCCCCATCATGGTCCTGCTCTACTTTGGGGTTTTCCGCGGCCTGCAGCGCTGGGAGGAGACCCGCAAGGCCAAACTGCGCAGCAGCATCGAGGcgtgcaggaagctgcagcacgCCGCCGTCGCCACCGCCCTCCCGCCTCTGACGGGCACCATCCCAGGCCCTCTGCCGATGCCCCTGCCCAGGGTCATCGAGAGGGATCTGGCCCAGTCCCGGCTGGACGACACGGGCGACTACATCCAGCAGGAGATCCCATACCCCCGGCAGTACAGAGAGAACTCGGTGCCGACGATAACgttcagccagcagcagcacatcaagAAGAGAGCCAAGATCAACAGCAGGGAGAGGAAAGCCATGCGGGTGCTGCCCGTCGTCGTGG gctgcttcctcttctgctgGACTCCCTTCTTTGTAGTCCACACCACGCGGGCCGTGTGTTTGACGTGCGACATCCCTCCCAGTCTGATGAGCACCGTCACCTGGCTGGGCTACGTCAACAGCGCCCTCAACCCCATCATCTACACCATCTTCAACACCGAGTTCAAGAAATTCTTCAAGAAGTGTTTCCGCAGCTGCTGCTGA
- the LOC114432889 gene encoding 26S proteasome non-ATPase regulatory subunit 13-like, translated as MKDVSGFLKQQQSTSSTPELAAEWHGLEDLYNKRLWHQLTLKLTDFVKSPCFKTGDGLIQLYENFISDFEHRINPLSLVEIILYVARQMSDPKDAITFLEKTKEKVKSSDEAVILCKTSIGSLKLEISDLPATKKIIEEVEEMLNNLPGVTSVHGRFYDLSSKYYRIIGNHASYYKDALRYLGCVDIKDLPETEKQERAFTLGLAGLLGEGVYNFGELLMHPVLESLRNTDKQWLIDTLYAFNGGNVEKFQGFKSAWGQQPDLAAHEAKLMQKIQLLCVMEMTFTRPANHRQLTFTEIAQSAKIPVNEVELLVMKALSVGLIKGNIDEVDQKVQMTWVQPRVLDLQQIKGMKERLDFWCGDVKNMAMLVEQQAHDILT; from the exons ATGAAAGATGTTTCTGGGTTCCTCAAACAACAGCAGAGCACCAGCTCCACGCCGGAGCTGGCGGCGGAGTGGCACGGCCTGGAGGACTTGTACAACAAAAG GTTGTGGCATCAGTTGACTCTGAAGCTGACAGACTTTGTTAAAAGTCCTTGCTTTAAAACGGGAGATGGCCTCATACAG CTTTATGAAAATTTCATCAGCGACTTTGAGCACAG AATCAACCCGCTGTCCCTGGTGGAGATTATTCTGTATGTTGCCAGACAGATGTCAG atCCAAAAGATGCCATCACTTTTCTTGAGAAGACCAAGGAAAAG GTGAAGAGCAGCGATGAGGCCGTCATCCTCTGCAAGACATCCATCGGCAGCCTTAAACTGGAAATCAGCGATCTTCCTGCCACAAAG AAAATCATTGAAGAAGTCGAGGAGATGTTGAATAACTTGCCCGGAGTGACGTCGGTCCACGGCCGGTTTTATGACCTCTCCAGCAAATATTATCGCATCATCGGGAACCACGCCTCCTACTACAAGGACGCTCTGCGCTACCTCGGGTGTGTGGACATCAAAGACCTTCCAG agacagagaagcagGAGAGGGCGTTCACACTCGGACTGGCTGGACTCTTAGGAGAGGGAGTGTACAACTTTGGAGAGCTG CTGATGCATCCTGTGCTGGAGTCCCTCAGGAACACAGACAAGCAGTGGCTCATTGATACGCTATATGCCTTCAATGGAGGCAACGTGGAGAAATTCCAGGGCTTCAAGTCGGCCTGGGGCCAACAG CCTGACCTCGCAGCACATGAAGCTAAGCTAATGCAGAAGatccagctgctctgtgtcatGGAG ATGACTTTCACTCGTCCTGCAAATCACCGACAGCTGACCTTCACCGAGATCGCTCAGAGTGCCAAAATCCCTGTTAATGAG gtggagctTCTGGTGATGAAGGCCCTCTCTGTGGGTCTGATCAAGGGAAACATCGATGAGGTGGACCAGAAGGTGCAGATGACCTGGGTGCAGCCCAGAGTGCTGGACCTGCAGCAG ATCAAAGGCATGAAGGAGCGCCTGGACTTCTGGTGTGGCGACGTGAAGAACATGGCCATGCTGGTGGAGCAGCAGGCCCACGACATCCTCACCTGA